A window from Streptomyces subrutilus encodes these proteins:
- a CDS encoding phage distal tail protein: MAETTTTAETTDQAPGSLITQDGQVQWAGMLFGPGTPYTIERSGLTGWEDLPEYDSSDAERPTGHGAWPGARYAKPRKVGGTIWLLPEAGASLETVRALRRALALGDEERWLAVRLHGETLAVRARVSQRVLPADRVYATQGAGKAAVQWTATDPRRYLTGEQSAIVPAPEPESGLTWPLVWPLNWGQAAKTGDAGADNTGSAPTHPVITFRGPCGTPSVTERVSRRLLRYAIDLTAGDELVVDTAAGTVTLNGTASRRHTATPDSSPEELFAFEAGLAELSFRPDSAQPGAEMAVTWRSAEW; encoded by the coding sequence ATGGCCGAGACCACCACGACCGCAGAGACCACCGACCAGGCACCCGGCTCACTCATCACCCAGGACGGGCAGGTGCAGTGGGCCGGAATGCTGTTCGGCCCGGGAACCCCCTACACGATCGAGAGGTCGGGGCTGACCGGCTGGGAGGACCTGCCGGAGTACGACTCCTCCGACGCCGAGCGCCCCACCGGCCACGGCGCCTGGCCCGGCGCCCGCTACGCCAAGCCCCGCAAGGTCGGCGGCACCATCTGGCTGCTGCCGGAGGCCGGTGCCTCGCTGGAGACCGTACGGGCCCTGCGCCGGGCGCTCGCGCTGGGCGACGAGGAGCGCTGGCTGGCCGTGCGCCTGCACGGCGAGACCCTCGCCGTGCGCGCCCGGGTCAGCCAGCGCGTGCTGCCCGCCGACCGGGTGTACGCCACCCAGGGCGCGGGCAAGGCCGCCGTGCAGTGGACGGCCACGGACCCGCGCCGCTACCTGACCGGCGAGCAGAGCGCCATCGTCCCGGCGCCGGAGCCGGAGAGCGGCCTGACCTGGCCGCTGGTGTGGCCGCTGAACTGGGGCCAGGCCGCCAAGACCGGCGACGCGGGCGCCGACAACACCGGTTCGGCGCCGACCCATCCGGTGATCACCTTCCGCGGGCCGTGCGGCACGCCGTCGGTGACCGAGCGGGTCAGCCGCCGCCTGCTGCGGTACGCCATCGACCTCACCGCGGGCGACGAGCTCGTCGTGGACACCGCGGCCGGCACGGTCACCCTCAACGGCACGGCCTCCCGGCGCCACACCGCCACCCCGGACAGCAGCCCCGAGGAGCTGTTCGCGTTCGAGGCGGGCCTGGCCGAGCTGTCGTTCCGCCCGGACAGCGCCCAGCCCGGCGCCGAGATGGCCGTCACCTGGCGCAGCGCGGAGTGGTGA
- a CDS encoding ATP-binding protein: MDIDPNQPWGIAIDYAGRATVTEAGHTIHVRVYDAGLGSSQEPDPVNGYPAVYVTAQFAENGDLGSQLRGSGQVVLEPPADGPVTPDPTAVAEAVAASLTDFARRTTAYRTLCTTWPTP; encoded by the coding sequence ATGGACATCGACCCGAACCAGCCCTGGGGCATCGCCATCGACTACGCGGGCCGCGCCACCGTCACCGAGGCCGGCCACACCATCCACGTACGGGTCTACGACGCCGGGCTCGGCAGCAGCCAGGAACCGGACCCGGTCAACGGCTACCCGGCCGTCTACGTCACCGCCCAGTTCGCCGAGAACGGCGACCTCGGCTCCCAGCTGCGCGGCTCCGGCCAGGTCGTCCTGGAGCCGCCGGCCGACGGCCCGGTGACCCCCGACCCCACCGCGGTGGCCGAAGCGGTGGCCGCGTCCCTCACCGACTTCGCCCGCCGCACCACGGCCTACCGCACCCTCTGCACCACCTGGCCCACCCCCTGA
- a CDS encoding peptidoglycan-binding protein yields MATPLTPPTLLEALRAEGVNVVEHPGWRTRNRNHKGPWGPVNGVVIHHTVSSGSTSSVALCRDGYAELPGPLCHAVIDKAGTVHLIGHGRTNHAGLGDGAVLDAVVAEAPLPAPRRNDTDGNAHFYGFECVNLGDGRDPWPAAQLDAIERASAALCRAHGWQAASVIGHREWTNTKVDPRGFTMESLRTRIGARLSGTPADGNGNGSTGGADNGSDNGTAKGRAPFPGAGFFRSSPVSPLVTAMGRRLVAEGCSAYAVGPGPQWSEADRRSYAKWQQKLGFRGADADGWPGRTSWDALKVPAN; encoded by the coding sequence ATGGCCACCCCCCTCACCCCCCCGACCCTGCTGGAAGCCCTCCGCGCCGAGGGCGTCAACGTCGTCGAACACCCCGGCTGGCGCACCCGCAACCGCAACCACAAGGGCCCCTGGGGCCCGGTCAACGGCGTCGTCATCCACCACACCGTCAGCTCCGGCAGCACCTCCAGCGTCGCCCTGTGCCGCGACGGCTACGCCGAACTGCCCGGCCCGCTCTGCCACGCGGTGATCGACAAGGCCGGCACCGTGCACCTGATCGGCCACGGCCGCACCAACCACGCCGGGCTCGGCGACGGCGCCGTACTCGACGCGGTCGTCGCCGAAGCCCCCCTCCCCGCCCCCCGCCGCAACGACACCGACGGCAACGCCCACTTCTACGGCTTCGAGTGCGTCAACCTCGGCGACGGCCGCGACCCCTGGCCCGCGGCCCAGCTCGACGCCATCGAGCGCGCCTCCGCCGCGCTGTGCCGCGCCCACGGCTGGCAGGCCGCCTCCGTCATCGGCCACAGGGAGTGGACCAACACCAAGGTGGACCCGCGCGGTTTCACCATGGAGTCCCTGCGCACCCGCATCGGCGCCCGCCTCTCCGGCACCCCCGCCGACGGCAACGGCAACGGCAGCACCGGCGGCGCCGACAACGGCAGCGACAACGGCACCGCCAAGGGCCGGGCCCCCTTCCCCGGCGCCGGCTTCTTCCGTTCCTCCCCCGTCTCCCCCCTCGTCACCGCCATGGGCCGCCGCCTCGTCGCCGAGGGCTGCTCCGCGTACGCCGTCGGCCCCGGCCCGCAGTGGTCGGAGGCCGACCGCCGCTCGTACGCGAAGTGGCAGCAGAAGCTCGGCTTCCGCGGCGCCGACGCCGACGGCTGGCCGGGCCGCACCTCCTGGGACGCCCTCAAGGTCCCCGCCAACTGA
- a CDS encoding YfhO family protein, with protein MAPEPTSVDDAPPADPDRRPPGRTPRLRGLHGPLLAFLVTSGAFCAAWAARGAYPFGSTGRAVNDQANQYVPFHRALWDLAHGQAAGDLLFTWRGGFGQQFLSDYSTYLGNPFSWLVVLVPRAHVDLAVFALTPLTLGTAAALMTAYLGRLQPGPWWQRAVLGSCYGLCGWALSDASYIPMWLWGLVALPLLGIAVEWCVEERRWPAAALLVALAWYGNFYTAMMATMAAGILLAVRLATLDLTRAHRLRAAGRAASAAATGVLLTLPFLLPSFLSSGAAQPTRAASFDPVRIDVLLAGMLPATHLWGGRPRLYVASLGLILAGSFVLNTAVARRTRLVWTAALLLVLASFQFPPTQYAWHGLAVPNGNPYREAFVFSGLLVIVAWLSLAHRPRPLHLALAAALLVTAAFALRRTDDFGGWTWPAVLGGGALSLLALVLLGLGERRRYLVPVAAVLMVGVVFAESTAAAANADARRARERWAKPAATSGPSIGAHFAAVRAVDGWPAYRTDSGAPQTSYNDALALRAEGPQYYSSYLPEATYRALEPLGYGYKNDGRTFFGADNPVLDAIFAIGARVRPGTAPGTWTGQRFPAPPLVTVRSAPHTSPNPADSVFARQEQVLGATVYAVPPVTRTATPAGAAYTARCTPGTEAFWYSPALTGTLTAPAPDRPLAGPATGVLPLGPVPATGRVDVTVRTRGAAAAPHPLGCLDRAALTRAVTALTATGATTTTTTGHSVEAAFPATATGTAVIATTAVPGWHCDHPLRPFHGLLAVALPQGTTRIACTFTPRGLTPGLAGAALAALLLTTTATTPHLRRRRGRTGPD; from the coding sequence GTGGCCCCGGAGCCGACCAGCGTCGACGACGCCCCGCCCGCCGACCCGGACCGCCGGCCACCCGGCCGCACGCCCCGGCTGCGCGGCCTCCACGGCCCGCTGCTCGCCTTCCTCGTCACCTCGGGCGCGTTCTGCGCGGCCTGGGCCGCCCGCGGCGCCTACCCCTTCGGCAGCACCGGCCGCGCCGTCAACGACCAGGCCAACCAGTACGTCCCCTTCCACCGGGCCCTGTGGGACCTGGCCCACGGACAGGCCGCCGGCGACCTCCTCTTCACCTGGCGCGGCGGCTTCGGCCAGCAGTTCCTGTCCGACTACTCGACGTACCTCGGCAACCCGTTCTCCTGGCTCGTCGTCCTCGTCCCGCGCGCCCACGTCGACCTCGCCGTCTTCGCGCTCACCCCGCTCACCCTCGGCACCGCCGCCGCCCTCATGACCGCCTACCTCGGCCGGCTGCAGCCCGGCCCGTGGTGGCAGCGCGCGGTCCTCGGCTCCTGCTACGGCCTGTGCGGCTGGGCCCTCAGCGACGCCTCGTACATCCCGATGTGGCTGTGGGGCCTGGTCGCCCTCCCGCTGCTCGGCATCGCCGTGGAGTGGTGCGTCGAGGAACGCCGCTGGCCCGCCGCGGCCCTGCTCGTCGCCCTGGCCTGGTACGGCAACTTCTACACCGCCATGATGGCGACCATGGCCGCCGGCATCCTCCTCGCCGTGCGCCTCGCCACCCTCGACCTCACCCGGGCCCACCGGCTGCGCGCCGCCGGCCGGGCCGCTTCGGCAGCCGCGACCGGCGTCCTCCTGACCCTCCCGTTCCTGCTGCCGTCGTTCCTCTCCAGCGGCGCCGCGCAGCCCACCCGGGCGGCCTCGTTCGACCCCGTACGGATCGACGTCCTGCTGGCCGGCATGCTGCCCGCGACCCACCTGTGGGGCGGCCGCCCGCGCCTGTACGTGGCCTCGCTCGGCCTGATCCTCGCCGGCTCCTTCGTCCTCAACACGGCCGTCGCCCGGCGCACCCGCCTGGTGTGGACCGCGGCGCTCCTGCTCGTCCTCGCGTCCTTCCAGTTCCCGCCCACCCAGTACGCGTGGCACGGACTGGCCGTCCCCAACGGAAACCCGTACCGCGAGGCCTTCGTCTTCAGCGGCCTGCTGGTGATCGTCGCCTGGCTCTCGCTGGCCCACCGCCCGCGCCCGCTCCACCTCGCCCTGGCCGCCGCCCTGCTGGTGACGGCCGCCTTCGCGCTGCGCCGCACCGACGACTTCGGCGGCTGGACCTGGCCCGCCGTCCTGGGCGGCGGCGCGCTGTCACTGCTGGCGCTGGTGCTGCTGGGGCTCGGCGAACGGCGCCGGTACCTGGTCCCCGTGGCGGCCGTGCTGATGGTCGGCGTCGTCTTCGCCGAGTCCACCGCGGCCGCCGCCAACGCCGACGCCCGCCGCGCCCGCGAACGCTGGGCGAAGCCGGCCGCGACCTCCGGCCCGTCCATCGGCGCCCACTTCGCCGCCGTCCGCGCGGTGGACGGCTGGCCCGCGTACCGGACCGACTCCGGCGCGCCCCAGACCTCGTACAACGACGCGCTCGCCCTGCGCGCCGAGGGCCCGCAGTACTACAGCAGCTACCTCCCCGAGGCCACCTACCGCGCCCTCGAACCGCTCGGCTACGGCTACAAGAACGACGGCCGCACCTTCTTCGGCGCCGACAACCCGGTGCTCGACGCGATCTTCGCCATCGGCGCCCGCGTCCGCCCCGGCACCGCCCCGGGCACCTGGACCGGACAACGCTTCCCGGCCCCGCCCCTGGTCACCGTCCGCTCCGCCCCCCACACCTCGCCGAACCCGGCGGACAGCGTCTTCGCCCGCCAGGAGCAGGTCCTGGGCGCCACCGTCTACGCGGTCCCCCCGGTCACCCGCACCGCCACCCCCGCCGGCGCGGCCTACACCGCCCGCTGCACCCCCGGCACCGAGGCCTTCTGGTACTCCCCCGCCCTCACCGGCACCCTCACCGCCCCCGCCCCGGACCGGCCCCTGGCCGGCCCCGCCACCGGCGTGCTCCCCCTGGGCCCGGTCCCCGCCACGGGCCGCGTCGACGTCACCGTCCGCACCCGCGGCGCGGCCGCCGCCCCCCACCCCCTCGGCTGCCTCGACCGCGCCGCCCTCACCCGGGCCGTCACCGCCCTCACCGCCACGGGCGCCACCACCACGACCACCACCGGCCACAGCGTCGAGGCCGCCTTCCCCGCCACCGCCACCGGCACGGCCGTCATCGCCACCACCGCGGTCCCGGGCTGGCACTGCGACCACCCGCTGCGCCCCTTCCACGGCCTCCTCGCGGTAGCCCTCCCCCAGGGCACCACCCGCATCGCATGCACCTTCACCCCCCGCGGCCTCACCCCCGGCCTGGCCGGCGCCGCCCTGGCCGCCCTCCTCCTCACCACCACCGCCACCACACCCCACCTCCGCCGCCGCCGAGGGCGCACCGGCCCCGACTGA
- a CDS encoding DNA-directed RNA polymerase subunit beta': MLDVNFFDELRIGLATADDIRTWSHGEVKKPETINYRTLKPEKDGLFCEKIFGPTRDWECYCGKYKRVRFKGIICERCGVEVTRAKVRRERMGHIELAAPVTHIWYFKGVPSRLGYLLDLAPKDLEKVIYFAAYMITFVDDERRTRDLPSLEAHVSVERQQIENRRDADLEGRAKKLETDLAELEAEGAKADVRRKVREGAEREMKQLRDRAQREIDRLDEVWARFKNLKVQDLEGDELLYRELRDRFGTYFDGCMGAAALQKRLESFDLEEEAERLREIIRTGKGQKKTRALKRLKVVSAFLQTSNKPKGMVLDCVPVIPPDLRPMVQLDGGRFATSDLNDLYRRVINRNNRLKRLLDLGAPEIIVNNEKRMLQEAVDALFDNGRRGRPVTGPGNRPLKSLSDMLKGKQGRFRQNLLGKRVDYSARSVIVVGPQLKLHQCGLPKAMALELFKPFVMKRLVDLNHAQNIKSAKRMVERGRTVVYDVLEEVIAEHPVLLNRAPTLHRLGIQAFEPQLVEGKAIQIHPLVCTAFNADFDGDQMAVHLPLSAEAQAEARILMLSSNNILKPADGRPVTMPTQDMVLGLFFLTTDGELRDVKGEGRAFGSTAEATMAFDNGELALQSSVDIRFPVGTIPPRGWVAPVAEEGEQEFQPGDSFRLKTTLGRALFNELLPEDYPFVDYSVGKKQLSEIVNDLAERYPKVIVAATLDNLKAAGFHWATRSGVTVAISDVVVPEAKKAIVKGYEELDEKVQKQYERGLITKDERTQELIAIWTKATNEVAEAMNANFPKTNPIFMMVDSGARGNMMQMRQIAGMRGLVSNAKNETIPRPIKASFREGLTVLEYFISTHGARKGLADTALRTADSGYLTRRLVDVSQDVIIREEDCGTERGLKLKIAVRGEDGVLRKADDVETSIYARMLAEDVVIDGKVIAPANVDLGDVLIDALVANGVEEVKTRSVLTCESAVGTCAFCYGRSLATGKLVDIGEAVGIIAAQSIGEPGTQLTMRTFHTGGVAGDDITQGLPRVVELFEARTPKGVAPISEAAGRVRIEETEKTKKIVITPDDGSDETAFPISKRAKVIVHEGDHVEVGQKLTMGATNPHDVLRILGQRAVQVHLVGEVQKVYNSQGVSIHDKHIEIIIRQMLRRVTIIESGDAELLPGELVERSKFETENRRVVTEGGHPASGRPQLMGITKASLATESWLSAASFQETTRVLTDAAINAKSDSLIGLKENVIIGKLIPAGTGLARYRNIRVEPTEEAKAAMYSAVGYDDIDYSPFGTGSGQAVPLEDYDYGPYNG, from the coding sequence GTGCTCGACGTCAACTTCTTCGACGAGCTGCGGATCGGCCTTGCCACCGCGGACGACATCCGAACCTGGTCCCACGGCGAGGTCAAGAAGCCGGAGACCATCAACTACCGCACCCTCAAGCCCGAGAAGGACGGACTCTTCTGCGAGAAGATCTTCGGTCCGACCCGGGACTGGGAGTGCTACTGCGGCAAGTACAAGCGTGTCCGCTTCAAGGGCATCATCTGTGAGCGCTGTGGCGTCGAAGTCACGCGCGCCAAGGTGCGCCGCGAGCGGATGGGCCACATCGAGCTCGCCGCTCCCGTCACCCACATCTGGTACTTCAAGGGCGTCCCGTCGCGCCTCGGCTACCTGCTGGACCTCGCGCCGAAGGACCTCGAAAAGGTCATCTACTTCGCCGCGTACATGATCACGTTCGTCGACGACGAGCGCCGCACCCGCGACCTCCCGTCGCTGGAGGCGCACGTCTCCGTCGAGCGCCAGCAGATCGAGAACCGCCGCGACGCGGACCTCGAAGGCCGGGCCAAGAAGCTCGAGACCGACCTGGCCGAGCTGGAGGCCGAGGGCGCGAAGGCCGACGTGCGCCGCAAGGTGCGCGAAGGCGCCGAGCGCGAGATGAAGCAGCTCCGTGACCGCGCCCAGCGCGAGATCGACCGCCTCGACGAGGTGTGGGCCCGCTTCAAGAACCTCAAGGTCCAGGACCTGGAGGGCGACGAGCTCCTCTACCGCGAGCTGCGTGACCGCTTCGGCACGTACTTCGACGGCTGCATGGGCGCCGCCGCGCTGCAGAAGCGTCTGGAGTCCTTCGACCTGGAGGAGGAGGCCGAGCGCCTCCGCGAGATCATCCGTACCGGCAAGGGCCAGAAGAAGACCCGTGCGCTCAAGCGCCTCAAGGTCGTCTCCGCGTTCCTGCAGACCAGCAACAAGCCCAAGGGCATGGTTCTGGACTGCGTGCCGGTGATCCCGCCGGACCTGCGTCCGATGGTGCAGCTGGACGGTGGCCGCTTCGCGACCTCCGACCTGAACGACCTGTACCGCCGCGTGATCAACCGCAACAACCGCCTGAAGCGCCTCCTGGACCTCGGTGCCCCCGAGATCATCGTGAACAACGAGAAGCGCATGCTTCAGGAGGCCGTGGACGCCCTCTTCGACAACGGTCGTCGCGGTCGTCCGGTGACCGGTCCCGGCAACCGTCCCCTGAAGTCCCTCAGCGACATGCTGAAGGGCAAGCAGGGTCGATTCCGCCAGAACCTCCTCGGCAAGCGCGTGGACTACTCCGCGCGTTCCGTGATCGTCGTCGGCCCGCAGCTGAAGCTGCACCAGTGCGGCCTGCCCAAGGCCATGGCGCTGGAGCTCTTCAAGCCGTTCGTGATGAAGCGCCTGGTGGACCTGAACCACGCGCAGAACATCAAGTCGGCGAAGCGCATGGTCGAGCGCGGCCGCACGGTCGTCTACGACGTGCTCGAAGAGGTCATCGCCGAGCACCCGGTCCTGCTGAACCGTGCGCCCACGCTGCACCGCCTCGGCATCCAGGCCTTCGAGCCCCAGCTGGTCGAGGGCAAGGCCATCCAGATCCACCCGCTCGTCTGCACCGCGTTCAACGCGGACTTCGACGGTGACCAGATGGCCGTGCACCTGCCGCTCTCCGCGGAGGCGCAGGCCGAGGCCCGCATCCTGATGCTGTCCTCGAACAACATCCTCAAGCCGGCCGACGGCCGTCCGGTCACGATGCCGACCCAGGACATGGTCCTCGGTCTGTTCTTCCTGACCACCGACGGCGAGCTCCGTGACGTCAAGGGCGAGGGCCGTGCGTTCGGCTCGACCGCCGAGGCGACCATGGCGTTCGACAACGGCGAGCTCGCGCTCCAGTCCTCCGTCGACATCCGCTTCCCGGTGGGCACCATCCCGCCGCGCGGCTGGGTGGCGCCGGTCGCCGAGGAGGGCGAGCAGGAGTTCCAGCCGGGCGACAGCTTCCGGCTGAAGACCACCCTGGGCCGCGCGCTCTTCAACGAGCTGCTGCCCGAGGACTACCCGTTCGTCGACTACTCGGTGGGCAAGAAGCAGCTCTCCGAGATCGTCAACGACCTGGCGGAGCGCTACCCCAAGGTCATCGTGGCGGCGACGCTCGACAACCTGAAGGCGGCCGGCTTCCACTGGGCGACCCGTTCGGGCGTCACCGTGGCCATCTCCGACGTCGTCGTGCCCGAGGCCAAGAAGGCCATCGTCAAGGGCTACGAGGAGCTGGACGAGAAGGTCCAGAAGCAGTACGAGCGCGGTCTGATCACCAAGGACGAGCGCACGCAGGAGCTCATCGCGATCTGGACCAAGGCGACCAACGAGGTTGCCGAGGCGATGAACGCGAACTTCCCCAAGACCAACCCCATCTTCATGATGGTTGACTCGGGTGCCCGAGGAAACATGATGCAGATGCGACAGATCGCCGGTATGCGTGGTCTGGTGTCGAACGCGAAGAACGAGACCATCCCGCGTCCGATCAAGGCGTCCTTCCGCGAGGGCCTCACCGTTCTGGAGTACTTCATCTCCACGCACGGTGCCCGTAAGGGTCTGGCGGACACCGCCCTGCGTACCGCCGACTCGGGTTACCTGACCCGTCGTCTGGTGGACGTCTCGCAGGACGTGATCATCCGCGAGGAGGACTGCGGCACCGAGCGCGGCCTGAAGCTGAAGATCGCCGTCCGCGGCGAGGACGGCGTGCTGCGCAAGGCCGACGACGTCGAGACCTCGATCTACGCCCGCATGCTGGCCGAGGACGTCGTCATCGACGGCAAGGTCATCGCGCCGGCCAACGTCGACCTCGGTGACGTGCTCATCGACGCCCTGGTCGCCAACGGCGTCGAGGAGGTCAAGACCCGCTCGGTCCTGACCTGCGAGTCCGCGGTCGGCACCTGTGCCTTCTGCTACGGACGCTCGCTCGCCACCGGCAAGCTGGTCGACATCGGTGAGGCGGTCGGCATCATCGCCGCCCAGTCCATCGGTGAGCCCGGTACCCAGCTGACGATGCGTACCTTCCACACCGGTGGTGTGGCCGGTGACGACATCACGCAGGGTCTGCCGCGTGTCGTCGAGCTCTTCGAGGCCCGTACCCCGAAGGGTGTCGCCCCGATCTCCGAGGCCGCCGGCCGCGTGCGGATCGAGGAGACCGAGAAGACGAAGAAGATCGTCATCACGCCCGACGACGGCAGCGACGAGACGGCGTTCCCGATCTCGAAGCGCGCCAAGGTCATCGTGCACGAGGGCGACCACGTCGAGGTGGGCCAGAAGCTCACCATGGGTGCCACCAACCCGCACGACGTGCTGCGCATCCTCGGTCAGCGTGCCGTCCAGGTCCACCTGGTCGGCGAAGTCCAGAAGGTCTACAACTCGCAGGGCGTGTCGATCCACGACAAGCACATCGAGATCATCATCCGGCAGATGCTGCGCCGCGTGACGATCATCGAGTCCGGCGACGCGGAGCTCCTGCCGGGCGAGCTGGTCGAGCGGTCGAAGTTCGAGACCGAGAACCGTCGTGTGGTCACCGAGGGCGGTCACCCCGCCTCCGGCCGTCCGCAGCTGATGGGTATCACCAAGGCCTCGCTCGCGACCGAGTCGTGGCTGTCGGCGGCGTCCTTCCAGGAGACGACCAGGGTCCTGACGGACGCGGCGATCAACGCCAAGTCCGACTCCCTGATCGGCCTCAAGGAGAACGTCATCATCGGTAAGCTCATCCCGGCCGGTACGGGCCTCGCCCGCTACCGCAACATCCGAGTGGAGCCCACCGAGGAGGCGAAGGCCGCGATGTACTCGGCCGTCGGCTACGACGACATCGACTACTCGCCCTTCGGCACCGGCTCCGGCCAGGCCGTTCCGCTGGAGGACTACGACTACGGCCCGTACAACGGCTGA